In one window of Ferriphaselus amnicola DNA:
- a CDS encoding head completion/stabilization protein, which produces MIFPGQQPTPADTQVISNGDFWPEIELATLRTDHRIDGTVTDPRLRTVAIEAIATVNDELEAWRSAKMLAGYSTLDEVPAKQVDDTSVLVHRYQRAVGCLAKAMLTERYRDLDTTAAGNKKADVLDPTIDDLRRDARWAISDILCIGRSTVELI; this is translated from the coding sequence ATGATCTTTCCAGGACAACAACCTACTCCAGCTGATACTCAGGTGATCTCAAACGGAGATTTCTGGCCAGAGATAGAGCTCGCCACCCTCCGTACAGATCATCGTATTGATGGCACCGTCACCGATCCACGTCTACGCACCGTGGCCATCGAAGCCATCGCCACCGTCAATGATGAACTCGAAGCCTGGCGTAGCGCCAAAATGCTCGCTGGATACAGCACGCTGGACGAAGTACCCGCTAAACAGGTGGATGACACCTCCGTTCTAGTCCACCGCTACCAGCGCGCAGTAGGCTGTCTTGCCAAAGCCATGCTGACTGAGCGCTACCGCGACTTAGACACCACGGCTGCCGGCAACAAGAAGGCCGACGTGCTGGATCCAACGATTGATGATCTGCGCCGGGATGCTCGCTGGGCGATCAGCGACATCCTCTGCATCGGTCGCAGCACGGTGGAGCTGATCTGA